The Drosophila sechellia strain sech25 chromosome 2R, ASM438219v1, whole genome shotgun sequence nucleotide sequence CCAATCTGTCACTTGAAGATCTTCAGTTCGCCAGTGCAGTCTACAAACGCTTCTCGAAGTGCTCCTTCACGCGCAGACGCCTGGAGGagtatttaattaattgaacTAGCCTGATAAGGCGAGTGCCTCCACACTCGGTGCTTGATTTCACTTACAAATTTGACTCCGCTGACTTTATTAAAGGAAGTTCACCGAGAAAAATTGTATACCAGTTTATTGTGATTTAAACTAGTATCTAGAAAAATGGCTTGGATATTCGATATAAGTTTTTACATGAACTTAAGAAATTGATCATAttagttaaattttaattaagttacatatgtgcatacataACGTATACACTTTGCTCTTTCGAAAACAATACAACACAAAAAATGTGGTCATATTTCGGGATAAGTTTATTTGGCAAGATCGAAATATCTTGGTTCTATTttacaattaatttaattaaattttcttgTGTAGGAAGCACCTTTAGACACGTCTGGTTCGGATGACAAAGTCCAGAGCTACTTTGTGGTAGGTTGGATGGGCGATTAGATCGGAGGAGACACACGCCAGATGACTGATCCCCTATCGCCATTAGATAACGTTCCGTTTGAGTGGCCACTCATGGAGCTAATAAAAACCACGACTAGGATGGGACTCCTCACAGTGAACGCTGCAACGTTCAAGACACCCAACCTTTGAAATGAAACTACCAATCCTTCTGATAGCCCTTGTGGCCATGGTTGCGGCCAAGTCCGCACCTGGTGGTCGCATGGCCGCGCGCTACGACCACTTCCGTATCTATCAGCTGACCATTGAGACGAACTTGCAGATGGAGGAGCTCAAGAAGATTCACGAGCACATCTCTGTaagtacattttaaatttttccttTCTGTAAAACCATGTCATGATTTGACCCAATTTATAGGTGCACTTCCTCAACGAACTGGGTGCTGTTGGAAACAAATACAATGTAATCGTTGGTCCCTTGTTCCACAGAGCCCTCGAGAAGACCCTCAAATTCCTCGAGATTGTTTACGAAGTGATTGTCGACGATCTGCAGAAGTGAGTGCTTGATTCTCAGATGAGTTATAACATTACAAAAACCTACACTTGAATCCTTGCAGATTGATAGATGAATCATCTGTTGGCGACGATTCCCAGATGGAGTGGGAGACCTACCACACCCTGGACACCATTTACGATTGGCTCGATCAGGAGTGTGCTGCCCACGATTTCCTGGAGTGCAAGGTTATTGGACAGTCCTACGAGGGTCGCGACATCAAGAGCATTAGGTTGTCGAAGCGttcgggcaacaaggccatcTTCCTGGAGGGCAACATCCATGCCATGGAGTGGATCTCGTCGGCCACCGTCACCTTCCTGCTGAACCAGTTGATCAACTCCGAGGATCCGGAAATGCAGCGTCTGAGCGAGGAGTACGATTGGATTGTGGTGCCCATGGTGAACCCGGATGGCTTCGTTTACACCCACGAGGTGGAGCGTTTGTGGCGCAAGAACCGTCGTCCCAACGGATACCGCAACGAATCTGGAGATTGCTACGGCATCGACATGAACCGCAACTTTGACTACCACTGGGGAGGTATGGTCTAACAATTACCCTATTCTCCAATCCCCGCtgattattaataataaattatttgaagGTGCTGGCTGGAACATCGATGAGCCCTGCGATCACTGGTTCGGTGGTGAAAAGCCCAACACTGAGGTGGAGATCATCTCGCTGCAGAACTTTGTGAGCTCCTTTGAGGATGGCTACATTCGGTCCTACATGGCCTACCACGCCTACGGACAGTATGTCCTCCTGCCCTACGGTCACTCCAACACCGAGTTCCCGCCCAACTACGAGCAGATGAAGCGCATTGCCGCTGCATTCTCCGATGCTGCCGCTGATGTCTATGGTTCCACCTTCACCTATGGAGCTAGTGGTCTGCTGAACTGTAGGTTTATCTAAATTAGTAGGGAGTATCTAGTAAGACTTAATGACTTTCATGATGCACCACCTCGTATAGATGTCGTTTCGGGAGCTGCCAAGGATTGGGCCTATGGCGTGAAGAAAATCCCATTCACCTGCACGGTGGAACTGCGTGACAAGGGCACCTTCGGATTCTTCCTGCCCTCCAACCAGATCACCGAGGTGGGTCTCGAGGTCACCGCTGGTCTTAAATCTCTGGTCAAGAAGGCTGCCGAGGAGGGCATTTTCGACTAGAGCTTGGTCTGTACCAGCTTGGGCGCAGATGctgtgaaaaataaataaatcatttttaattataatgtgAACATTCAAATTTTCTtgtaaaatgattttatttataaacagtGCAGATTAGCTGATTGCGTATAATAAAGAGAAAAGTTGCTGTATACACAAAAATattctatattttttattgttaattaaCTCTTGAATTAAAGTGACATATTCTTTGaacgattttttataaaaatgtatctatGTACTTCTGAAGTATTTCCATTTTATGAAATTgctttatatatttactttgGATGCTATTGAACCAATGAACAATATTTTACTGTGCTTGTACGCTTTgtttaaaacataaacaagCATAAAGGAAAGTAATAATTGAATTGATTTTGCTTCAGCAGACATTTTTAGAAGACTCTCCTGTGGGAAATTGAATTAGGGAGCCTAAGATTGTTTTGACAACACACAAGCACTTATTTAATAGTTTCTCTCCTCCTTAAAAAGCTGAGAAAATGCACCGAGAGGCGGGATGGAAGATGGGATTTTGTCCAGGCAAAATTACTGCACTTTGGTTATGGCATAGGCAAATTATGCCACGTGGCTGCAgtatcaataaatatttatatgccCGTCTCATGAGGCTGTTGCTTTTGCAGGAGTCGAGGTCCTGCAATTTGCCCTGCGTATCCCATGGTCATGGGATTGGGGATTCTCGGATACCGAGGGGATGGATAAACTTTGCGGCACGCAGCAAAACTTTGGCCAAATGCAGCGGAATATCTTCGCTCCTTTGCAGAAGCCAAAGCCATCAACACCAACCGGGCCAACATAAAATTCCTACTACAAAGTGGTTATTTTGTTTGAAGTAATCCGCAAGAAGTCGT carries:
- the LOC6608901 gene encoding zinc carboxypeptidase, which gives rise to MKLPILLIALVAMVAAKSAPGGRMAARYDHFRIYQLTIETNLQMEELKKIHEHISVHFLNELGAVGNKYNVIVGPLFHRALEKTLKFLEIVYEVIVDDLQKLIDESSVGDDSQMEWETYHTLDTIYDWLDQECAAHDFLECKVIGQSYEGRDIKSIRLSKRSGNKAIFLEGNIHAMEWISSATVTFLLNQLINSEDPEMQRLSEEYDWIVVPMVNPDGFVYTHEVERLWRKNRRPNGYRNESGDCYGIDMNRNFDYHWGGAGWNIDEPCDHWFGGEKPNTEVEIISLQNFVSSFEDGYIRSYMAYHAYGQYVLLPYGHSNTEFPPNYEQMKRIAAAFSDAAADVYGSTFTYGASGLLNYVVSGAAKDWAYGVKKIPFTCTVELRDKGTFGFFLPSNQITEVGLEVTAGLKSLVKKAAEEGIFD